One Setaria viridis chromosome 7, Setaria_viridis_v4.0, whole genome shotgun sequence genomic region harbors:
- the LOC117865634 gene encoding nuclear pore complex protein NUP88: MTRITAPPPPSSPPESPPPIRHSPAPATPPSRRRGRHSPSPSLALTPSSASTSAATSSRPKLRSTPKRSYTPAQWVPLSSHPAFSRRDGEGGGGGAAWDATASRLYAWDPSACGAHRIGVRIRDPEVENDGGEVAVEAAVPSEILMPETDLGYVVTHVSLNTDGSSLLLVGSHHLSVLYVHERVSEDGDTIICRTAPVASQILPSNSDGIKVLQASWHPFSNNHFAVLTSDAVFRLFDLSSDLEQPEQEFYLQPILPGKCQNASAICPVAFSYGSDHLWDRFSVFILFSDGSIFVLCPVVPFGSDYSKKHIQEIYEDVNAFGLKSSNPNVVTNSHLAIAWLEATFPDLLHQSTETSLLMSKAHPYAPVDDSLTLQGPLCRVCEENNESEGKTSTCEGKAVGFMYSSAGKDSVLVTAWGSGQLQVDALADEIQPQWNIGIPTRLNVDSHGKIKSVAMICDSNSQDPLALRSHRPSSMGSNVKSNIEAVWMGHSPPLLRLAIVDLALPKTPSDSSLSLFLDPLVPERFYCAHGGGLDMVTLHFLPFSYPEMASTPPSVHPILTTGNSETSSPFLCGFVTIADAYGHVQLVGITCLGECFVVEMKGWKEPTPLQLDIDSKSIKDVEPPATGMISKELIAGPDPPILPSSSSLKSLTPDSIEGKSTLHHYIKVFHEYYVEYGHKVFIELKEHADYVKTELEDKQKRLEAVKKSLLSIETKDQDINKRIDRAFKVYELLEKRIDSFKMLPAANKKPLSQAEQEFKAQLDRFADVELDALRSSIAALSARMKRFAQQPVGGTAGTGVILWQAPKAGRSHISESQMSLLKSSLEKLSILNEENNLKLRLIDHELKNKEQ; encoded by the exons atgACTCGCatcaccgcgccgccgccgccgtcctcgcccccGGAGTCTCCACCTCCCATCCGCCACTCGCCGGCACCGGCGaccccgccctcccgccgccgtggccgccacTCGCCGTCCCCGTCCCTCGCGCTCACCCCCTCATCCGCTTcgacctccgccgccacctcctcgagGCCGAAGCTGCGCTCCACGCCGAAGCGGTCCTACACGCCGGCGCAGTGGGTGCCGCTGTCCTCCCACCCCGCCTTCTCCAgacgcgacggcgagggcggcggtggcggcgccgcgtgGGACGCCACAGCGTCGCGGCTGTACGCGTGGGACCCTTCGGCGTGCGGCGCCCACCGGATAGGCGTGCGGATTAGGGACCCGGAGGTGGAGAATGATGGGGGGGAGGTCGCCGTGGAAGCCGCCGTCCCTTCCGAG ATTTTGATGCCAGAGACTGATCTTGGTTACGTGGTCACTCATGTATCACTTAACACTGATGGTTCATCACTGCTACTTGTTGGATCACACCATCTTAGTGTCCTGTACGTACATGAGAGGGTGTCTGAAGACGGTGATACAATCATATGCAG GACTGCACCAGTTGCTTCTCAGATCCTACCCAGTAACAGTGACGGCATAAAAGTTCTGCAGGCATCTTGGCATCCTTTTAGCAACAACCATTTTGCAGTTTTGACATCAGATGCCGTTTTCAG GTTATTTGATCTGTCATCCGATTTAGAGCAGCCAGAGCAGGAATTTTATTTGCAGCCAATACTACCTGGGAAATGTCAGAATGCTTCGGCGATTTGTCCAGTGGCATTCTCTTATGGGAGTGATCATCTATGGGATAGATTTTCG GTTTTCATCTTATTCAGTGATGGTTCAATTTTTGTGCTCTGTCCTGTTGTTCCATTTGGAAG TGATTATAGCAAGAAACATATCCAAGAAATATATGAAGATGTTAATGCATTTGGATTGAAATCTTCAAATCCAAATGTTGTCACTAACTCACATTTGGCCATAGCTTGGTTGGAGGCAACATTTCCTGACTTGTTACATCAATCAACAGAAACCAGTTTGCTGATGTCAAAAGCTCATCCATATGCGCCTGTAGATGATTCTCTAACTTTACAG GGGCCTCTTTGTAGGGTTTGTGAGGAAAACAATGAATCTGAAGGCAAGACTAGCACTTGTGAAGGCAAAGCTGTAGGTTTTATGTACAGTTCTGCTGGCAAAGATTCAGTTCTCGTGACTGCCTGGGGTAGTGGACAGCTCCAGGTTGATGCACTTGCTGATGAAATTCAACCACAGTGGAACATTGGGATTCCTACTCGCCTTAATGTCGATTCACATGGAAAAATAAAGAGTGTTGCCATGATATGTGACTCCAATTCACAAGATCCGTTAGCCTTGAGATCGCATCGACCATCCAGTATGGGATCAAATGTGAAGAGCAACATAGAAGCCGTTTGGATGGGGCACTCTCCTCCTTTGCTAAGGCTTGCAATTGTGGATTTAGCGCTACCAAAAACTCCTAGTGATAGCTCTTTGTCCCTGTTTCTAGATCCCCTTGTTCCAGAGAGATTTTATTGTGCTCATGGTGGGGGGCTTGACATGGTCACGCTGCACTTCCTACCATTTTCATACCCTGAAATGGCTTCAACACCACCCTCCGTGCATCCTATCCTCACTACAGGCAATAGTGAAACAAGTTCTCCTTTCCTTTGTGGATTTGTTACCATAGCTGATGCATATGGTCACGTACAGTTAGTTGGCATCACATGCCTGGGTGAGTGCTTTGTGGTGGAGATGAAGGGTTGGAAGGAACCTACACCTCTTCAGCTTGACATAGATAGCAAGAGTATTAAGGATGTGGAGCCTCCTGCAACTGGAATGATCAGCAAGGAGCTTATTGCTGGTCCAGACCCACCCATACTTCCATCTTCGTCAAGCCTGAAGTCATTGACCCCTGACTCTATTGAAGGAAAATCCACGCTTCATCACTATATTAAGGTCTTCCACGAGTACTATGTGGAATACGGACACAAG GTCTTCATTGAGCTCAAGGAGCATGCAGACTATGTGAAGACAGAACTTGAAGACAAACAGAAACGCTTAGAAGCAGTGAAGAAATCACTTCTATCCATAGAAACCAAAGACCAAGACATTAACAAGAGGATAGATCGGGCCTTCAAGGTGTACGAACTGTTGGAGAAGCGGATAGATAGCTTCAAGATGCTTCCTGCTGCAAATAAGAAACCATTATCTCAGGCAGAGCAGGAGTTCAAGGCACAACTAG ATAGATTTGCAGATGTGGAGCTGGATGCTTTGCGTTCTTCTATTGCTGCCCTGAGCGCGAGGATGAAGCGGTTTGCTCAGCAGCCCGTGGGAGGTACAGCTGGCACAGGAGTGATACTGTGGCAGGCTCCGAAGGCGGGACGAAGCCATATTTCTGAATCCCAGATGTCGCTGCTGAAATCTTCGCTCGAGAAGCTCTCGATCCTCAACGAAGAAAACAATCTGAAGTTGCGGCTAATTGATCATGAACTCAAGAACAAGGAGCAATAG
- the LOC140223371 gene encoding probable nucleoredoxin 3: MEGREEVKKHVEMLQLAGVQSLLSNGGKEVPLSSIEGKVTCLFFSAHWCRPCRNFTPKLVQIYTMLRNTGKNIEIIFISLDHDETSFLDHFKSMPWLALPFNSSLRRKLCSHFGIEHIPALIPLSVTPSGELGFEEDAVKLVEEYGAEAYPFSVKRRGELEAIDDARRQGGKLQELLGCKDRDYVVSAYGTKVSIADLTGKTVGLYFGAHWCPPCRAFTKQLMEVYNELKILRPRSFEVIFISIDRSKEEFEESLSATPWLAIPYSDTARQELTRIFAIKGIPALLILGLDGKVLKTDGRTAISTYGATAFPFTESRVSEVNEALRKEGDKLPRRVNNPRHRHELELDMAKAYVCDECQQKGRYWVFSCKPCNFDLHPSCVGASNAESI; the protein is encoded by the exons GAAGTACCTCTGTCCTCCATTGAAGGGAAGGTGACCTGCCTCTTCTTCTCAGCTCACTGGTGCAGGCCATGCAGGAACTTCACCCCAAAGCTAGTCCAAATCTACACAATGCTCCGCAATACTGGCAAGAATATCGAAATTATCTTCATATCACTTGATCATGACGAGACCAGCTTCTTGGATCACTTCAAAAGCATGCCATGGCTCGCTCTGCCATTCAACTCCAGCCTAAGGAGAAAGTTGTGCAGCCATTTTGGAATTGAGCACATCCCCGCATTGATTCCTTTGTCAGTAACACCATCTGGTGAGTTAGGATTCGAAGAGGATGCAGTGAAGCTGGTTGAGGAGTACGGAGCAGAAGCATACCCCTTCAGTGTAAAGAGGCGAGGGGAGCTGGAGGCCATAGATGATGCCAGGAGACAAGGAGGTAAGCTTCAGGAGCTTCTTGGCTGCAAGGACAGAGACTATGTCGTAAGTGCATATGGCACAAAG GTTTCTATAGCTGACCTTACTGGCAAGACTGTCGGCCTGTATTTTGGGGCACACTGGTGCCCACCTTGCCGTGCCTTCACGAAACAGCTCATGGAGGTGTACAATGAACTGAAAATCTTGAGACCTAGAAGCTTTGAGGTTATCTTCATTTCTATAGACCGCAGTAAAGAGGAATTCGAAGAAAGCCTAAGTGCAACACCATGGCTTGCCATCCCTTACTCTGACACTGCTAGGCAAGAGCTTACAAGAATATTCGCTATCAAGGGCATCCCAGCGCTCCTGATACTTGGTTTGGATGGTAAAGTTCTAAAAACAGATGGCAGGACAGCAATCTCAACTTACGGTGCAACAGCATTCCCATTCACAGAATCTAGAGTTTCTGAGGTGAATGAAGCACTCAGGAAGGAAGGAGACAAGCTGCCACGCCGAGTGAACAATCCACGACACAGGCATGAGCTTGAGTTGGACATGGCTAAGGCCTATGTCTGTGATGAATGCCAGCAGAAGGGGAGGTACTGGGTGTTCTCTTGTAAGCCATGTAACTTTGACCTCCATCCCTCCTGTGTAGGAGCAAGTAATGCAGAAAGCATCTAA
- the LOC117865633 gene encoding 26S proteasome non-ATPase regulatory subunit 1 homolog A isoform X2 — MAAVATVSSASGLLAMLQEPAPELKLHALTSLNSVVHLFWPEISTSVPTIESLYEDEEFDQRQLAALVVSKVFYYLGELNDSLSYALGAGPLFDVSDDSDYAHALLAKALDEYASIKTRASKATEEEENIDPRLEAIVERMLEKCILDGKYQQAMGMAVECRRLDKLEEAIVRCDNIQGALSYCINLSHQYVNHREYRFEVLRCLVKIYKTLPNPDYLSICQCLMFLGEPETVASILDKLLSGSKDDALLAYQIAFDLVENENQAFLLNVRNRLASPTPVPSNPDTGSALQDDQTASAGTGTEAAGDVQMSDDTTTPNGNAHTVDPNEIAHTDRLGKIKGILSGETSIQLTLQFLYSHNRSDLLILKTIKQAVEMRNSVCHSATICANAVMHAGTTVDTFLRENLEWLSRATNWAKFSATAGLGVIHRGHLQQGRALMAPYLPQSGAVGGGSPYSEGGALYALGLIHANHGEGIKQFLRESLRNTSAEVIQHGACLGLGLAALGTADEEIYEDIKNVLYTDSAVAGEAAGIGMGLLMVGTASEKASEMLAYAHDTQHEKIIRGLSLGIALTVYGREEEADTLIEQMTRDQDPILRYGGMYALALAYRGTANNKAIHQLLHFAVSDVSDDVRRTAVMALGFVLYNEPEQTPRIVSLLSESYNPHVRYGAALAVGISCAGTGLSDAISLLEPLTSDVVDFVRQGALIAMAMVMIQTNESFDSRVGAFRRQLEKIILDKHEDTMSKMGAILASGILDAGGRNVTIKLLSRNKHDKLTAVVGLAVFSQFWYWYPLLYFISLAFSPTAFIGLNSDLKVPKFEFLSHAKPSLFEYPKPTTQQTTTSTVKLPTAILSTYAKAKSRAKKDAESKANQEKATEEASGSTSGKAAKTQEKDADAMQVDNAAEKKAPEPEPTFQLLTNPARVIPAQEKFIRFIEGSRYVPVKPAPSGFILLRDLQPTEAEDLALTDAPSTVAATTGNTAAAAGQQGSGSSAMAVDEEPQPPQPFEYTS, encoded by the exons atggcggcggtggccacgGTGAGCTCCGCCAGCGGGCTCCTCGCGATGCTGCaggagccggcgccggagctgaAGCTGCATGCGCTCACCAGCCTCAACTCCGTCGTCCACCTCTTCTGGCCCGAGATCTCCACCAGCGTCCCCACCAT TGAGAGCTTGTATGAAGATGAGGAGTTTGATCAGAGGCAGCTTGCAGCACTAGTCGTTTCTAAG GTATTTTACTACCTGGGTGAGCTAAATGATTCGCTGTCATATGCACTTGGTGCTGGACCCCTATTTGATGTTTCCGACGATTCTGATTATGCCCATGCTCTTTTAG CCAAAGCATTAGATGAGTATGCCAGTATCAAGACCAGAGCCTCAAAAGctacggaggaggaggagaacatTGATCCTCGATTGGAGGCCATAGTGGAGAGGATGCTTGAAAA GTGTATCCTTGATGGAAAATATCAACAGGCCATGGGTATGGCTGTTGAATGCAGGAGGCTGGATAAGCTGGAGGAAGCAATCGTTCGGTGTGATAATATTCAAGGGGCTCTATCGTATTGCATCAACCTTTCTCATCAATATGTTAATCACCGTGAATATCGCTTTGAG GTTCTCCGCTGTCTTGTTAAAATATACAAAACTTTGCCAAATCCAGATTATCTGAGCATTTGCCAGTGTCTTATGTTTCTGGGTGAGCCAGAAACCGTCGCAAGCATATTGGACAAGCTGCTTTCTGGAAGCAAG GATGATGCTCTCCTCGCCTATCAGATTGCTTTCGATCTTGTAGAGAACGAAAACCAGGCCTTCCTTTTGAATGTGAGAAATCGTCTGGCCTCGCCGACCCCTGTGCCATCTAACCCAGACACTGGGTCAGCTTTACAAGATGATCAAACTGCTAGTGCGGGTACAGGCACAGAAGCAGCTGGAGATGTTCAGATGAGTGATGACACAACTACACCGAATGGAAATGCTCATACTGTGGATCCAAATGAGATAGCACACACCGACAGGCTTGGCAAAATTAAAGGAATACTATCAGGGGAAACTTCTATTCAGCTGACATTGCAATTTCTATATAGCCACAATAG GTCGGATCTTTTAATTCTGAAAACAATAAAGCAGGCAGTGGAAATGAGAAACAGTGTTTGCCACAGTGCAACAATATGTGCCAATGCAGTCATGCATGCAGGAACTACCGTAGACACTTTCCTAAGAGAGAATCTG GAGTGGTTAAGCAGAGCAACCAATTGGGCGAAATTCAGTGCAACTGCTGGACTAGGTGTCATTCATAGAGGCCACCTTCAACAGGGCCGGGCTTTAATGGCCCCCTACCTACCTCAAAGTGGTGCAGTTGGTGGTGGCAGTCCATATTCAGAAGGTGGTGCCCTCTATGCGTTAGGTCTGATTCATGCCAATCATGGTGAAGGAATCAAGCAGTTCCTCCGTGAAAGTCTTCGCAACACCAGTGCTGAG GTCATCCAACATGGTGCATGTTTGGGACTTGGGCTTGCAGCTTTGGGCACAGCAGATGAGGAGATATATGAGGACATAAAGAATGTCCTTTACACAGACAGTGCTGTGGCTGGTGAGGCTGCTGGTATTGGCATGGGCTTGCTCATGGTTGGGACTGCCAGTGAGAAGGCTAGTGAGATGCTTGCTTATGCACATGATACACAACATGAAAAGATTATAAG GGGTTTATCTCTGGGCATTGCGTTGACAGTATATGGcagggaagaagaagcagaCACCTTGATTGAACAAATGACTAGAGATCAAGATCCCATACTACGTTATGGTGGTATGTACGCATTGGCTCTAGCCTACAGGGGAACTGCAAACAACAAAGCTATCCATCAGCTGTTGCATTTTGCTGTATCGGATGTTAGTGATGATGTTCGGAGAACTGCAGTTATGGCTCTTGGATTTGTTCTATACAATGAACCCGAGCAG ACTCCAAGAATTGTGTCCCTGCTCTCTGAATCATACAACCCACATGTTCGTTATGGTGCAGCCTTAGCTGTTGGGATATCTTGTGCAGGAACCGGGTTAAGTGATGCGATCTCCTTGCTGGAGCCTCTTACATCAGATGTTGTTGATTTCGTGCGCCAGGGAGCACTAATTGCTATGGCAATGGTAATGATCCAGACCAATGAATCCTTTGATTCTCGTGTTGGAGCATTCAGGCGTCAGTTGGAAAAGATAATTCTTGACAAGCATGAGGACACCATGAGCAAAATGGGCGCCATACTAGCTTCTGGCATTCTCGATGCTGGTGGTAGGAATGTCACAATCAAGCTCCTCTCAAGGAACAAGCATGACAAACTCACTGCTGTGGTTGGTCTCGCTGTTTTCAGTCAGTTCTGGTACTGGTATCCTCTCTTATATTTCATCAGCCTGGCCTTCTCACCAACAGCCTTCATTGGGCTCAACTCTGATCTGAAAGTGCCGAAGTTTGAGTTCCTGTCACATGCTAAACCATCTCTTTTCGAGTATCCCAAACCGACAACTCAGCAGACTACAACTTCAACTGTGAAGCTGCCAACGGCTATTTTGTCAACTTACGCCAAGGCAAAATCTAGGGCAAAGAAGGATGCAGAAAGCAAAGCTAACCAGGAGAAGGCCACAGAAGAGGCTTCTGGTTCTACTTCAGGCAAGGCGGCTAAAACTCAGGAGAAGGATGCTGATGCAATGCAG GTTGATAACGCCGCAGAGAAGAAGGCCCCTGAACCCGAGCCAACCTTCCAGCTCCTCACAAACCCGGCTCGTGTCATTCCTGCCCAGGAGAAGTTCATCAGGTTTATCGAAGGTAGCCGATACGTCCCGGTGAAGCCTGCTCCCTCTGGATTCATCCTCCTCCGGGACCTGCAGCCCACTGAAGCTGAGGACCTCGCGTTGACCGATGCCCCTTCAACAGTTGCAGCAACCACTGGCAACACGGCAGCTGCTGCAGGTCAACAAGGATCCGGATCATCCGCCATGGCTGTAGATGAGGAGCCGCAGCCACCTCAACCCTTCGAGTACACCTCGTAA
- the LOC117865633 gene encoding 26S proteasome non-ATPase regulatory subunit 1 homolog A isoform X1, which translates to MAAVATVSSASGLLAMLQEPAPELKLHALTSLNSVVHLFWPEISTSVPTIESLYEDEEFDQRQLAALVVSKVFYYLGELNDSLSYALGAGPLFDVSDDSDYAHALLAKALDEYASIKTRASKATEEEENIDPRLEAIVERMLEKYEDILLICGICQFVGLAMFLMLIHYLRCILDGKYQQAMGMAVECRRLDKLEEAIVRCDNIQGALSYCINLSHQYVNHREYRFEVLRCLVKIYKTLPNPDYLSICQCLMFLGEPETVASILDKLLSGSKDDALLAYQIAFDLVENENQAFLLNVRNRLASPTPVPSNPDTGSALQDDQTASAGTGTEAAGDVQMSDDTTTPNGNAHTVDPNEIAHTDRLGKIKGILSGETSIQLTLQFLYSHNRSDLLILKTIKQAVEMRNSVCHSATICANAVMHAGTTVDTFLRENLEWLSRATNWAKFSATAGLGVIHRGHLQQGRALMAPYLPQSGAVGGGSPYSEGGALYALGLIHANHGEGIKQFLRESLRNTSAEVIQHGACLGLGLAALGTADEEIYEDIKNVLYTDSAVAGEAAGIGMGLLMVGTASEKASEMLAYAHDTQHEKIIRGLSLGIALTVYGREEEADTLIEQMTRDQDPILRYGGMYALALAYRGTANNKAIHQLLHFAVSDVSDDVRRTAVMALGFVLYNEPEQTPRIVSLLSESYNPHVRYGAALAVGISCAGTGLSDAISLLEPLTSDVVDFVRQGALIAMAMVMIQTNESFDSRVGAFRRQLEKIILDKHEDTMSKMGAILASGILDAGGRNVTIKLLSRNKHDKLTAVVGLAVFSQFWYWYPLLYFISLAFSPTAFIGLNSDLKVPKFEFLSHAKPSLFEYPKPTTQQTTTSTVKLPTAILSTYAKAKSRAKKDAESKANQEKATEEASGSTSGKAAKTQEKDADAMQVDNAAEKKAPEPEPTFQLLTNPARVIPAQEKFIRFIEGSRYVPVKPAPSGFILLRDLQPTEAEDLALTDAPSTVAATTGNTAAAAGQQGSGSSAMAVDEEPQPPQPFEYTS; encoded by the exons atggcggcggtggccacgGTGAGCTCCGCCAGCGGGCTCCTCGCGATGCTGCaggagccggcgccggagctgaAGCTGCATGCGCTCACCAGCCTCAACTCCGTCGTCCACCTCTTCTGGCCCGAGATCTCCACCAGCGTCCCCACCAT TGAGAGCTTGTATGAAGATGAGGAGTTTGATCAGAGGCAGCTTGCAGCACTAGTCGTTTCTAAG GTATTTTACTACCTGGGTGAGCTAAATGATTCGCTGTCATATGCACTTGGTGCTGGACCCCTATTTGATGTTTCCGACGATTCTGATTATGCCCATGCTCTTTTAG CCAAAGCATTAGATGAGTATGCCAGTATCAAGACCAGAGCCTCAAAAGctacggaggaggaggagaacatTGATCCTCGATTGGAGGCCATAGTGGAGAGGATGCTTGAAAAGTATGAAGATATTCTATTGATTTGTGGTATCTGCCAGTTCGTCGGATTAGCTATGTTCCTAATGTTAATTCATTATCTCAGGTGTATCCTTGATGGAAAATATCAACAGGCCATGGGTATGGCTGTTGAATGCAGGAGGCTGGATAAGCTGGAGGAAGCAATCGTTCGGTGTGATAATATTCAAGGGGCTCTATCGTATTGCATCAACCTTTCTCATCAATATGTTAATCACCGTGAATATCGCTTTGAG GTTCTCCGCTGTCTTGTTAAAATATACAAAACTTTGCCAAATCCAGATTATCTGAGCATTTGCCAGTGTCTTATGTTTCTGGGTGAGCCAGAAACCGTCGCAAGCATATTGGACAAGCTGCTTTCTGGAAGCAAG GATGATGCTCTCCTCGCCTATCAGATTGCTTTCGATCTTGTAGAGAACGAAAACCAGGCCTTCCTTTTGAATGTGAGAAATCGTCTGGCCTCGCCGACCCCTGTGCCATCTAACCCAGACACTGGGTCAGCTTTACAAGATGATCAAACTGCTAGTGCGGGTACAGGCACAGAAGCAGCTGGAGATGTTCAGATGAGTGATGACACAACTACACCGAATGGAAATGCTCATACTGTGGATCCAAATGAGATAGCACACACCGACAGGCTTGGCAAAATTAAAGGAATACTATCAGGGGAAACTTCTATTCAGCTGACATTGCAATTTCTATATAGCCACAATAG GTCGGATCTTTTAATTCTGAAAACAATAAAGCAGGCAGTGGAAATGAGAAACAGTGTTTGCCACAGTGCAACAATATGTGCCAATGCAGTCATGCATGCAGGAACTACCGTAGACACTTTCCTAAGAGAGAATCTG GAGTGGTTAAGCAGAGCAACCAATTGGGCGAAATTCAGTGCAACTGCTGGACTAGGTGTCATTCATAGAGGCCACCTTCAACAGGGCCGGGCTTTAATGGCCCCCTACCTACCTCAAAGTGGTGCAGTTGGTGGTGGCAGTCCATATTCAGAAGGTGGTGCCCTCTATGCGTTAGGTCTGATTCATGCCAATCATGGTGAAGGAATCAAGCAGTTCCTCCGTGAAAGTCTTCGCAACACCAGTGCTGAG GTCATCCAACATGGTGCATGTTTGGGACTTGGGCTTGCAGCTTTGGGCACAGCAGATGAGGAGATATATGAGGACATAAAGAATGTCCTTTACACAGACAGTGCTGTGGCTGGTGAGGCTGCTGGTATTGGCATGGGCTTGCTCATGGTTGGGACTGCCAGTGAGAAGGCTAGTGAGATGCTTGCTTATGCACATGATACACAACATGAAAAGATTATAAG GGGTTTATCTCTGGGCATTGCGTTGACAGTATATGGcagggaagaagaagcagaCACCTTGATTGAACAAATGACTAGAGATCAAGATCCCATACTACGTTATGGTGGTATGTACGCATTGGCTCTAGCCTACAGGGGAACTGCAAACAACAAAGCTATCCATCAGCTGTTGCATTTTGCTGTATCGGATGTTAGTGATGATGTTCGGAGAACTGCAGTTATGGCTCTTGGATTTGTTCTATACAATGAACCCGAGCAG ACTCCAAGAATTGTGTCCCTGCTCTCTGAATCATACAACCCACATGTTCGTTATGGTGCAGCCTTAGCTGTTGGGATATCTTGTGCAGGAACCGGGTTAAGTGATGCGATCTCCTTGCTGGAGCCTCTTACATCAGATGTTGTTGATTTCGTGCGCCAGGGAGCACTAATTGCTATGGCAATGGTAATGATCCAGACCAATGAATCCTTTGATTCTCGTGTTGGAGCATTCAGGCGTCAGTTGGAAAAGATAATTCTTGACAAGCATGAGGACACCATGAGCAAAATGGGCGCCATACTAGCTTCTGGCATTCTCGATGCTGGTGGTAGGAATGTCACAATCAAGCTCCTCTCAAGGAACAAGCATGACAAACTCACTGCTGTGGTTGGTCTCGCTGTTTTCAGTCAGTTCTGGTACTGGTATCCTCTCTTATATTTCATCAGCCTGGCCTTCTCACCAACAGCCTTCATTGGGCTCAACTCTGATCTGAAAGTGCCGAAGTTTGAGTTCCTGTCACATGCTAAACCATCTCTTTTCGAGTATCCCAAACCGACAACTCAGCAGACTACAACTTCAACTGTGAAGCTGCCAACGGCTATTTTGTCAACTTACGCCAAGGCAAAATCTAGGGCAAAGAAGGATGCAGAAAGCAAAGCTAACCAGGAGAAGGCCACAGAAGAGGCTTCTGGTTCTACTTCAGGCAAGGCGGCTAAAACTCAGGAGAAGGATGCTGATGCAATGCAG GTTGATAACGCCGCAGAGAAGAAGGCCCCTGAACCCGAGCCAACCTTCCAGCTCCTCACAAACCCGGCTCGTGTCATTCCTGCCCAGGAGAAGTTCATCAGGTTTATCGAAGGTAGCCGATACGTCCCGGTGAAGCCTGCTCCCTCTGGATTCATCCTCCTCCGGGACCTGCAGCCCACTGAAGCTGAGGACCTCGCGTTGACCGATGCCCCTTCAACAGTTGCAGCAACCACTGGCAACACGGCAGCTGCTGCAGGTCAACAAGGATCCGGATCATCCGCCATGGCTGTAGATGAGGAGCCGCAGCCACCTCAACCCTTCGAGTACACCTCGTAA
- the LOC117864527 gene encoding uncharacterized protein yields the protein MEQSGAKKSNKITEIVRMQQMLKKWRKLSVAPKHPGSPTAGSGADANGGGNAGESKAKKFLKRTLSFTDSPPSGSPPPPPKGHLAVCVGPAMQRFVIPMEYLKHRAFAALLREAEEEFGFQQEGVLRIPCEVPVFETILKAVEKNKKDAAFCYCSVEYAADEVGRGTPNNPLCR from the coding sequence ATGGAGCAGTCCGGCGCAAAGAAGTCGAACAAGATCACCGAGATCGTGCGCATGCAGCAGATGCTCAAGAAGTGGCGCAAGCTCTCGGTCGCCCCCAAGCACCCCGGCTCGCccaccgccggctccggcgccgatgccaacggcggcggcaatgccggcgagagcaaggccaagaagttCCTGAAGCGGACCCTGTCCTTCACGGACAGCCCGCCCTcgggctccccgccgccgccgcccaagggcCACCTGGCGGTGTGCGTGGGCCCCGCGATGCAGCGGTTCGTGATCCCAATGGAGTACCTCAAGCACCGCGCCTTCGCGGCGCTGCTgcgggaggccgaggaggagttCGGGTTCCAGCAGGAGGGCGTGCTCCGCATCCCCTGCGAGGTCCCCGTCTTCGAGACCATCCTCAAGGCCGtcgagaagaacaagaaggacgCCGCCTTCTGCTACTGCAGCGTCGAGTACGCCGCCGACGAGGTCGGACGCGGCACGCCCAACAACCCGCTCTGCAGATAG